One genomic segment of Tripterygium wilfordii isolate XIE 37 chromosome 9, ASM1340144v1, whole genome shotgun sequence includes these proteins:
- the LOC120006688 gene encoding transcriptional corepressor LEUNIG-like isoform X2, which translates to MSQTNWEADKMLDVYIHDYLVKRDLKASAQAFQAEGKVSSDPVAIDAPGGFLFEWWSVFWDIFIARTNEKHSEVAASYIETQLIKAREQQQQQPQQQQHHQQQQQQQQHHQLQMQQLLMQRHAQQQQQQQQQQQQQQQQQQQTQQPQQQTQQLQQQQLQQRRDGTHLLNGNSNGLVGNDPLIRHNPGTANALATKMYEERLKPPLQRDSLDDAAMKQRFGENVGQLLDPNHASILKPGATTGQSSGQVLHGTAGGMSPQVQARNPQLQGSSPDIKNEINPVLNPRAAGPEGSLIGIPGSNQGSNNLTLKGWPLTGLDQLRSGLFQQQKPFIQAPQPFHQLQMLTPQHQQQLMLAQQNLTSPSASNENARLRMLFNNRNMGLGKDGLSNSVGDMVPNVGSPLQAGGPLLARGDTDILMKLKLAQLQQQQQQQQNNNPQQLQQHALSNQQSQSSNHNLHQQDKLGGAGIVNMDGSMSNSFRGNDQTGRKRKQPVSSSGPANSSGTANTAGPSPSSAPSTPSTHTPGDVHSIPALPHSGSSSKPLMMFGNDGPGSLTSPSNQLWDDKDLALQADMERFVEDGSLEDNVESFLSHDDADPRDTIGRCMDMSKGFTFTEVNSFRASSSKVICCHFSSDGKMLASGGHDKKAVLWSTDSLKPKTTLEEHSALITDVRFSPSMPRLATSSFDKTVRVWDADNPGYSLRTFTGHSASVMSLDFHPNKDDLICSCDGDGEIRYWSITNGSCTRVLKGGTAQMRFQPRLGRYLAAAAENVISILDVETQACRLSLQGHTKPIHSVCWDPTGEFLASVSEDSVRVWTLGSGREGECVHDLSCNGNKFHSCVFHHTYPSLLVIGCYQSLELWNMTENKTMTLAAHDGLIAALAVSNVTGLVASASHDKFVKLWK; encoded by the exons ATGTCCCAAACTAATTGGGAAGCCGATAAAAT GTTGGATGTGTACATCCACGATTATTTAGTAAAGAGGGACTTGAAGGCTTCTGCTCAGGCTTTTCAAGCTGAAGGAAAAGTATCATCTGATCCTGTTG CTATTGATGCACCTGGAGGTTTTCTCTTTGAATGGTGGTCGGTTTTCTGGGATATATTTATTGCGCGGACTAATGAGAAGCACTCGGAGGTTGCCGCGTCTTACATTGAG ACACAGTTAATTAAGGCGCGGgaacagcagcagcaacaaccacaacagcaacaacatcatcaacaacaacaacagcagcagcaacatcATCAATTGCAGATGCAACAGCTTCTCATGCAGAGACATGctcaacaacagcagcagcagcaacaacaacagcagcaacaacagcagcagcaacagcaaaCGCAGCAGCCACAACAGCAAACGCAGCAACTACAACAGCAGCAGCTGCAGCAGCGAAGAGATGGGACTCATCTTCTAAATGGCAATTCAAATGGACTCGTGGGAAATGACCCTCTCATACGGCATAACCCTGGAACTGCAAATGCCTTGGCTACTAAGATGTATGAGGAGAGATTAAAACCTCCACTGCAGAGGGACTCATTGGATGATGCAGCCATGAAG CAAAGATTTGGTGAGAATGTCGGCCAACTTTTGGATCCAAACCATGCCTCAATATTGAAGCCAGGGGCAACAACTGGCCAATCTTCAGG GCAAGTGCTGCATGGTACAGCTGGTGGGATGTCTCCCCAAGTTCAGGCTCGGAACCCACAGTTGCAAGGGTCTTCTCCG GACATAAAGAATGAGATTAATCCGGTATTGAATCCCCGAGCTGCAGGACCAGAAGGATCGCTGATAGGAATCCCTG GATCAAATCAGGGCAGTAACAATTTAACATTAAAGGGATGGCCACTCACG GGACTGGATCAGCTTCGTTCTGGGCTTTTTCAGCAGCAAAAACCTTTTATACAGGCTCCTCAGCCCTTCCATCAGCTTCAGATGTTGACACCACAACACCAGCAACAGCTTATGCTTGCTCAGCAAAATTTAACTTCACCATCTGCTAGCAATGAAAACGCTAGACTGAGGATGCTTTTCAATAATCGGAATATGGGTCTTGGAAAGGACGGGCTTTCCAATTCTGTTGGTGACATGGTCCCTAATGTTGGATCTCCCTTACAGGCTGGTGGCCCTCTTTTGGCTCGTGGAGATACAGATATATTGATGAAG TTAAAATTGGCTCAGttacagcagcagcagcaacaacaacagaaCAATAATCCTCAGCAGCTTCAGCAGCATGCTCTTTCAAATCAGCAATCCCAAAGTTCAAACCACAACCTACATCAGCAGGATAAATTGGGGGGTGCCGGAATTGTCAACATGGATGGTAGCATGTCAAACTCCTTTCGAGGAAATGATCAG ACTGGGAGAAAGAGAAAACAACCAGTGTCATCATCAGGTCCTGCCAATAGCTCAGGGACTGCTAACACTGCGGGACCTTCCCCTAGCTCAGCACCATCAACTCCATCTACCCACACACCTGGAGATGTACATTCAATCCCTGCTTTGCCGCATAGTGGTAGCTCTTCCAAGCCATTGATGATGTTTGGCAATGATGGCCCTGGCTCTCTCACATCACCATCGAATCAGTTG TGGGATGATAAAGATCTTGCATTGCAGGCTGATATGGAGCGGTTTGTGGAGGATGGATCTCTTGAAGATAATGTTGAGTCTTTTTTATCTCATGATGATGCAGATCCTAGAGATACCATTGGTCGCTGTATGGATATGAGCAAAG GGTTTACATTTACGGAAGTAAATTCTTTTCGAGCGAGCTCAAGCAAAGTTATTTGTTGCCATTTCTCATCTGATGGAAAAATGCTTGCTAGTGGTGGCCACGATAAAAAG GCAGTATTGTGGTCCACAGATTCTTTAAAGCCGAAAACTACTCTTGAAGAGCATTCAGCACTAATTACTGATGTCCGTTTCAGTCCAAGCATGCCACGACTTGCAACATCTTCGTTTGACAAAACTGTTAGGGTTTGGGATGCTGACAAT CCTGGTTATTCGCTTCGTACCTTCACGGGGCATTCTGCTTCTGTTATGTCGCTAGATTTCCACCCAAATAAGGATGACCTTATCTGCTCCTGTGATGGGGATGGTGAAATTCGGTACTGGAGTATTACCAATGGTAGCTGTACAAGAGTACTGAAG GGTGGTACGGCCCAGATGAGATTTCAACCTCGTCTTGGGAGGTATCTTGCTGCAGCTGCAGAGAATGTTATATCAATATTGGATGTGGAGACACAAGCTTGTCGGCTTTCGTTACAG ggGCATACTAAGCCAATTCATTCAGTGTGCTGGGATCCTACTGGTGAATTTCTGGCATCTGTTAGTGAGGACTCAGTCAGAGTGTGGACACTTGGATCAGGGAGGGAAGGGGAATGTGTTCATGACTTGAGTTGTAATGGAAACAAATTCCACTCTTGTGTATTCCATCATACATATCCTTCACTGCTAGTCATTGGATGTTACCAG TCATTGGAGCTCTGGAACATGACGGAGAACAAGACTATGACTCTTGCAGCCCATGATGGACTGATAGCCGCTCTTGCTGTATCAAATGTGACGGGGTTGGTTGCTTCAGCTAGTCACGACAAGTTCGTGAAGCTGTGGAAGTGA
- the LOC120006688 gene encoding transcriptional corepressor LEUNIG-like isoform X1 translates to MSQTNWEADKMLDVYIHDYLVKRDLKASAQAFQAEGKVSSDPVAIDAPGGFLFEWWSVFWDIFIARTNEKHSEVAASYIETQLIKAREQQQQQPQQQQHHQQQQQQQQHHQLQMQQLLMQRHAQQQQQQQQQQQQQQQQQQQTQQPQQQTQQLQQQQLQQRRDGTHLLNGNSNGLVGNDPLIRHNPGTANALATKMYEERLKPPLQRDSLDDAAMKQRFGENVGQLLDPNHASILKPGATTGQSSGQVLHGTAGGMSPQVQARNPQLQGSSPDIKNEINPVLNPRAAGPEGSLIGIPGSNQGSNNLTLKGWPLTGLDQLRSGLFQQQKPFIQAPQPFHQLQMLTPQHQQQLMLAQQNLTSPSASNENARLRMLFNNRNMGLGKDGLSNSVGDMVPNVGSPLQAGGPLLARGDTDILMKLKLAQLQQQQQQQQNNNPQQLQQHALSNQQSQSSNHNLHQQDKLGGAGIVNMDGSMSNSFRGNDQVSKNQTGRKRKQPVSSSGPANSSGTANTAGPSPSSAPSTPSTHTPGDVHSIPALPHSGSSSKPLMMFGNDGPGSLTSPSNQLWDDKDLALQADMERFVEDGSLEDNVESFLSHDDADPRDTIGRCMDMSKGFTFTEVNSFRASSSKVICCHFSSDGKMLASGGHDKKAVLWSTDSLKPKTTLEEHSALITDVRFSPSMPRLATSSFDKTVRVWDADNPGYSLRTFTGHSASVMSLDFHPNKDDLICSCDGDGEIRYWSITNGSCTRVLKGGTAQMRFQPRLGRYLAAAAENVISILDVETQACRLSLQGHTKPIHSVCWDPTGEFLASVSEDSVRVWTLGSGREGECVHDLSCNGNKFHSCVFHHTYPSLLVIGCYQSLELWNMTENKTMTLAAHDGLIAALAVSNVTGLVASASHDKFVKLWK, encoded by the exons ATGTCCCAAACTAATTGGGAAGCCGATAAAAT GTTGGATGTGTACATCCACGATTATTTAGTAAAGAGGGACTTGAAGGCTTCTGCTCAGGCTTTTCAAGCTGAAGGAAAAGTATCATCTGATCCTGTTG CTATTGATGCACCTGGAGGTTTTCTCTTTGAATGGTGGTCGGTTTTCTGGGATATATTTATTGCGCGGACTAATGAGAAGCACTCGGAGGTTGCCGCGTCTTACATTGAG ACACAGTTAATTAAGGCGCGGgaacagcagcagcaacaaccacaacagcaacaacatcatcaacaacaacaacagcagcagcaacatcATCAATTGCAGATGCAACAGCTTCTCATGCAGAGACATGctcaacaacagcagcagcagcaacaacaacagcagcaacaacagcagcagcaacagcaaaCGCAGCAGCCACAACAGCAAACGCAGCAACTACAACAGCAGCAGCTGCAGCAGCGAAGAGATGGGACTCATCTTCTAAATGGCAATTCAAATGGACTCGTGGGAAATGACCCTCTCATACGGCATAACCCTGGAACTGCAAATGCCTTGGCTACTAAGATGTATGAGGAGAGATTAAAACCTCCACTGCAGAGGGACTCATTGGATGATGCAGCCATGAAG CAAAGATTTGGTGAGAATGTCGGCCAACTTTTGGATCCAAACCATGCCTCAATATTGAAGCCAGGGGCAACAACTGGCCAATCTTCAGG GCAAGTGCTGCATGGTACAGCTGGTGGGATGTCTCCCCAAGTTCAGGCTCGGAACCCACAGTTGCAAGGGTCTTCTCCG GACATAAAGAATGAGATTAATCCGGTATTGAATCCCCGAGCTGCAGGACCAGAAGGATCGCTGATAGGAATCCCTG GATCAAATCAGGGCAGTAACAATTTAACATTAAAGGGATGGCCACTCACG GGACTGGATCAGCTTCGTTCTGGGCTTTTTCAGCAGCAAAAACCTTTTATACAGGCTCCTCAGCCCTTCCATCAGCTTCAGATGTTGACACCACAACACCAGCAACAGCTTATGCTTGCTCAGCAAAATTTAACTTCACCATCTGCTAGCAATGAAAACGCTAGACTGAGGATGCTTTTCAATAATCGGAATATGGGTCTTGGAAAGGACGGGCTTTCCAATTCTGTTGGTGACATGGTCCCTAATGTTGGATCTCCCTTACAGGCTGGTGGCCCTCTTTTGGCTCGTGGAGATACAGATATATTGATGAAG TTAAAATTGGCTCAGttacagcagcagcagcaacaacaacagaaCAATAATCCTCAGCAGCTTCAGCAGCATGCTCTTTCAAATCAGCAATCCCAAAGTTCAAACCACAACCTACATCAGCAGGATAAATTGGGGGGTGCCGGAATTGTCAACATGGATGGTAGCATGTCAAACTCCTTTCGAGGAAATGATCAG GTTTCGAAAAACCAGACTGGGAGAAAGAGAAAACAACCAGTGTCATCATCAGGTCCTGCCAATAGCTCAGGGACTGCTAACACTGCGGGACCTTCCCCTAGCTCAGCACCATCAACTCCATCTACCCACACACCTGGAGATGTACATTCAATCCCTGCTTTGCCGCATAGTGGTAGCTCTTCCAAGCCATTGATGATGTTTGGCAATGATGGCCCTGGCTCTCTCACATCACCATCGAATCAGTTG TGGGATGATAAAGATCTTGCATTGCAGGCTGATATGGAGCGGTTTGTGGAGGATGGATCTCTTGAAGATAATGTTGAGTCTTTTTTATCTCATGATGATGCAGATCCTAGAGATACCATTGGTCGCTGTATGGATATGAGCAAAG GGTTTACATTTACGGAAGTAAATTCTTTTCGAGCGAGCTCAAGCAAAGTTATTTGTTGCCATTTCTCATCTGATGGAAAAATGCTTGCTAGTGGTGGCCACGATAAAAAG GCAGTATTGTGGTCCACAGATTCTTTAAAGCCGAAAACTACTCTTGAAGAGCATTCAGCACTAATTACTGATGTCCGTTTCAGTCCAAGCATGCCACGACTTGCAACATCTTCGTTTGACAAAACTGTTAGGGTTTGGGATGCTGACAAT CCTGGTTATTCGCTTCGTACCTTCACGGGGCATTCTGCTTCTGTTATGTCGCTAGATTTCCACCCAAATAAGGATGACCTTATCTGCTCCTGTGATGGGGATGGTGAAATTCGGTACTGGAGTATTACCAATGGTAGCTGTACAAGAGTACTGAAG GGTGGTACGGCCCAGATGAGATTTCAACCTCGTCTTGGGAGGTATCTTGCTGCAGCTGCAGAGAATGTTATATCAATATTGGATGTGGAGACACAAGCTTGTCGGCTTTCGTTACAG ggGCATACTAAGCCAATTCATTCAGTGTGCTGGGATCCTACTGGTGAATTTCTGGCATCTGTTAGTGAGGACTCAGTCAGAGTGTGGACACTTGGATCAGGGAGGGAAGGGGAATGTGTTCATGACTTGAGTTGTAATGGAAACAAATTCCACTCTTGTGTATTCCATCATACATATCCTTCACTGCTAGTCATTGGATGTTACCAG TCATTGGAGCTCTGGAACATGACGGAGAACAAGACTATGACTCTTGCAGCCCATGATGGACTGATAGCCGCTCTTGCTGTATCAAATGTGACGGGGTTGGTTGCTTCAGCTAGTCACGACAAGTTCGTGAAGCTGTGGAAGTGA
- the LOC120006688 gene encoding transcriptional corepressor LEUNIG-like isoform X3, whose amino-acid sequence MSQTNWEADKMLDVYIHDYLVKRDLKASAQAFQAEGKVSSDPVAIDAPGGFLFEWWSVFWDIFIARTNEKHSEVAASYIETQLIKAREQQQQQPQQQQHHQQQQQQQQHHQLQMQQLLMQRHAQQQQQQQQQQQQQQQQQQQTQQPQQQTQQLQQQQLQQRRDGTHLLNGNSNGLVGNDPLIRHNPGTANALATKMYEERLKPPLQRDSLDDAAMKQRFGENVGQLLDPNHASILKPGATTGQSSGQVLHGTAGGMSPQVQARNPQLQGSSPDIKNEINPVLNPRAAGPEGSLIGIPGSNQGSNNLTLKGWPLTGLDQLRSGLFQQQKPFIQAPQPFHQLQMLTPQHQQQLMLAQQNLTSPSASNENARLRMLFNNRNMGLGKDGLSNSVGDMVPNVGSPLQAGGPLLARGDTDILMKLKLAQLQQQQQQQQNNNPQQLQQHALSNQQSQSSNHNLHQQDKLGGAGIVNMDGSMSNSFRGNDQVSKNQTGRKRKQPVSSSGPANSSGTANTAGPSPSSAPSTPSTHTPGDVHSIPALPHSGSSSKPLMMFGNDGPGSLTSPSNQLADMERFVEDGSLEDNVESFLSHDDADPRDTIGRCMDMSKGFTFTEVNSFRASSSKVICCHFSSDGKMLASGGHDKKAVLWSTDSLKPKTTLEEHSALITDVRFSPSMPRLATSSFDKTVRVWDADNPGYSLRTFTGHSASVMSLDFHPNKDDLICSCDGDGEIRYWSITNGSCTRVLKGGTAQMRFQPRLGRYLAAAAENVISILDVETQACRLSLQGHTKPIHSVCWDPTGEFLASVSEDSVRVWTLGSGREGECVHDLSCNGNKFHSCVFHHTYPSLLVIGCYQSLELWNMTENKTMTLAAHDGLIAALAVSNVTGLVASASHDKFVKLWK is encoded by the exons ATGTCCCAAACTAATTGGGAAGCCGATAAAAT GTTGGATGTGTACATCCACGATTATTTAGTAAAGAGGGACTTGAAGGCTTCTGCTCAGGCTTTTCAAGCTGAAGGAAAAGTATCATCTGATCCTGTTG CTATTGATGCACCTGGAGGTTTTCTCTTTGAATGGTGGTCGGTTTTCTGGGATATATTTATTGCGCGGACTAATGAGAAGCACTCGGAGGTTGCCGCGTCTTACATTGAG ACACAGTTAATTAAGGCGCGGgaacagcagcagcaacaaccacaacagcaacaacatcatcaacaacaacaacagcagcagcaacatcATCAATTGCAGATGCAACAGCTTCTCATGCAGAGACATGctcaacaacagcagcagcagcaacaacaacagcagcaacaacagcagcagcaacagcaaaCGCAGCAGCCACAACAGCAAACGCAGCAACTACAACAGCAGCAGCTGCAGCAGCGAAGAGATGGGACTCATCTTCTAAATGGCAATTCAAATGGACTCGTGGGAAATGACCCTCTCATACGGCATAACCCTGGAACTGCAAATGCCTTGGCTACTAAGATGTATGAGGAGAGATTAAAACCTCCACTGCAGAGGGACTCATTGGATGATGCAGCCATGAAG CAAAGATTTGGTGAGAATGTCGGCCAACTTTTGGATCCAAACCATGCCTCAATATTGAAGCCAGGGGCAACAACTGGCCAATCTTCAGG GCAAGTGCTGCATGGTACAGCTGGTGGGATGTCTCCCCAAGTTCAGGCTCGGAACCCACAGTTGCAAGGGTCTTCTCCG GACATAAAGAATGAGATTAATCCGGTATTGAATCCCCGAGCTGCAGGACCAGAAGGATCGCTGATAGGAATCCCTG GATCAAATCAGGGCAGTAACAATTTAACATTAAAGGGATGGCCACTCACG GGACTGGATCAGCTTCGTTCTGGGCTTTTTCAGCAGCAAAAACCTTTTATACAGGCTCCTCAGCCCTTCCATCAGCTTCAGATGTTGACACCACAACACCAGCAACAGCTTATGCTTGCTCAGCAAAATTTAACTTCACCATCTGCTAGCAATGAAAACGCTAGACTGAGGATGCTTTTCAATAATCGGAATATGGGTCTTGGAAAGGACGGGCTTTCCAATTCTGTTGGTGACATGGTCCCTAATGTTGGATCTCCCTTACAGGCTGGTGGCCCTCTTTTGGCTCGTGGAGATACAGATATATTGATGAAG TTAAAATTGGCTCAGttacagcagcagcagcaacaacaacagaaCAATAATCCTCAGCAGCTTCAGCAGCATGCTCTTTCAAATCAGCAATCCCAAAGTTCAAACCACAACCTACATCAGCAGGATAAATTGGGGGGTGCCGGAATTGTCAACATGGATGGTAGCATGTCAAACTCCTTTCGAGGAAATGATCAG GTTTCGAAAAACCAGACTGGGAGAAAGAGAAAACAACCAGTGTCATCATCAGGTCCTGCCAATAGCTCAGGGACTGCTAACACTGCGGGACCTTCCCCTAGCTCAGCACCATCAACTCCATCTACCCACACACCTGGAGATGTACATTCAATCCCTGCTTTGCCGCATAGTGGTAGCTCTTCCAAGCCATTGATGATGTTTGGCAATGATGGCCCTGGCTCTCTCACATCACCATCGAATCAGTTG GCTGATATGGAGCGGTTTGTGGAGGATGGATCTCTTGAAGATAATGTTGAGTCTTTTTTATCTCATGATGATGCAGATCCTAGAGATACCATTGGTCGCTGTATGGATATGAGCAAAG GGTTTACATTTACGGAAGTAAATTCTTTTCGAGCGAGCTCAAGCAAAGTTATTTGTTGCCATTTCTCATCTGATGGAAAAATGCTTGCTAGTGGTGGCCACGATAAAAAG GCAGTATTGTGGTCCACAGATTCTTTAAAGCCGAAAACTACTCTTGAAGAGCATTCAGCACTAATTACTGATGTCCGTTTCAGTCCAAGCATGCCACGACTTGCAACATCTTCGTTTGACAAAACTGTTAGGGTTTGGGATGCTGACAAT CCTGGTTATTCGCTTCGTACCTTCACGGGGCATTCTGCTTCTGTTATGTCGCTAGATTTCCACCCAAATAAGGATGACCTTATCTGCTCCTGTGATGGGGATGGTGAAATTCGGTACTGGAGTATTACCAATGGTAGCTGTACAAGAGTACTGAAG GGTGGTACGGCCCAGATGAGATTTCAACCTCGTCTTGGGAGGTATCTTGCTGCAGCTGCAGAGAATGTTATATCAATATTGGATGTGGAGACACAAGCTTGTCGGCTTTCGTTACAG ggGCATACTAAGCCAATTCATTCAGTGTGCTGGGATCCTACTGGTGAATTTCTGGCATCTGTTAGTGAGGACTCAGTCAGAGTGTGGACACTTGGATCAGGGAGGGAAGGGGAATGTGTTCATGACTTGAGTTGTAATGGAAACAAATTCCACTCTTGTGTATTCCATCATACATATCCTTCACTGCTAGTCATTGGATGTTACCAG TCATTGGAGCTCTGGAACATGACGGAGAACAAGACTATGACTCTTGCAGCCCATGATGGACTGATAGCCGCTCTTGCTGTATCAAATGTGACGGGGTTGGTTGCTTCAGCTAGTCACGACAAGTTCGTGAAGCTGTGGAAGTGA
- the LOC120006690 gene encoding probable indole-3-pyruvate monooxygenase YUCCA4 has translation MGSCSCREDHDLLQPNFCVWVHGPIIVGAGPSGLAASACLSENGVPSLILEKSDCIASLWQHRTYDRLKLHLPKHFCELPLLGFPTNFPKYPTKRQFISYMESYALHFSIKPRFNQSVEKAAFDHSSGFWRVQTQDCEYISKWLIVATGENAEPVIPEIPGIDNFKVPVLHTSMYKSGFEFKNQKVLVIGCGNSGMEVGLDLCRYNAIPHMVVRNTVHVLPREMFGVSTFGVAMSLLKWLPLKLVDKFLLLMSNFILGNTDELGLRRPKTGPIELKNVTGKTPVLDVGALSQIRSGKIKVAEGVKEITRNGAKFIDGQEMEFDSIILATGYRSNVPTWLKGCDFFTKEGLPRTPFPHGWKGENGVYSIGFTGRGILGTASYAVKIAEDIAEQWRTIQDLNNNCNSHVILLRKHE, from the exons atgggttcttgttcttgtagaGAAGACCATGACTTGTTGCAACCAAATTTCTGTGTTTGGGTCCATGGGCCTATCATAGTAGGTGCTGGACCATCTGGTCTAGCAGCCTCTGCTTGTTTATCTGAAAATGGAGTCCCTTCATTGATTCTTGAAAAGAGTGATTGCATAGCCTCTCTATGGCAACACAGGACATACGATCGCCTCAAACTCCACCTCCCAAAGCACTTCTGTGAACTTCCTCTTCTGGGTTTCCCTACGAATTTCCCCAAGTACCCCACAAAGCGCCAGTTCATCTCGTACATGGAGTCCTATGCTCTGCACTTCTCAATCAAACCAAGATTCAATCAATCTGTTGAAAAGGCTGCGTTTGATCATTCTAGTGGGTTTTGGAGGGTTCAGACTCAAGATTGCGAGTACATTTCAAAGTGGCTTATTGTAGCTACCGGAGAGAATGCAGAGCCTGTGATTCCTGAAATTCCTGGTATTGACAACTTCAAAGTCCCTGTTTTGCATACAAGTATGTATAAGTCTGGTTTTGAGTTCAAGAACCAGAAGGTTTTGGTTATTGGGTGTGGAAATTCTGGTATGGAAGTTGGATTAGACCTCTGTAGATACAATGCCATCCCACACATGGTTGTTAGAAACACT GTGCATGTTTTACCGAGAGAGATGTTTGGAGTTTCGACGTTTGGGGTAGCTATGTCTCTTTTGAAGTGGCTACCATTGAAACTAGTTGACAAGTTCCTTCTCTTGATGTCTAATTTCATATTGGGCAACACAGACGAATTAGGTCTCCGGCGACCGAAAACAGGCCCGATTGAGCTCAAAAATGTCACCGGAAAGACTCCAGTGCTTGATGTTGGTGCACTCTCACAAATAAGATCCGGCAAAATTAAG GTTGCGGAAGGTGTGAAGGAGATAACAAGAAATGGAGCCAAATTTATAGATGGGCAAGAGATGGAATTTGATTCAATAATCTTAGCAACTGGTTACAGAAGCAATGTACCTACTTGGCTCAAG GGTTGTGATTTTTTCACAAAAGAAGGTCTGCCAAGGACGCCGTTTCCTCACGGTTGGAAAGGAGAGAACGGAGTTTACTCGATTGGATTCACGGGAAGGGGAATTCTGGGAACGGCCTCTTACGCCGTTAAAATTGCTGAGGATATTGCGGAGCAGTGGAGGACAATTCAGGACTTGAATAACAATTGTAATTCCCATGTTATCCTACTTAGAAAACATGAATAA